The genomic DNA TATAAAGAGTAGTTCTAATATCAGTGAATAACAAAAACAAAATCACTAAAATAGAAAGACTCGATAAAGCGTTTCCGACAGGATTCCCAAAAAGTAAGGCCCATGCAAGCCCTGTAGCCACGGAAAATAAGGTTAGAAATAAAGCTTTTTTAAATTGTCCTATCCAAAGCAAAAATATCGATAAAAAAGAAGCAATTATAAAAAGTATAAAACTAGGTCGGTAAGTAGGTTCTTTCTCATTGAAAAAAAATGTAAACGATAAACTCGCAAACATAAAAACAACTACATTAAAAAGAAGTAAATAGAGAGCCCTTACCCTTAAGATAAAAGATTCTTGCGCATAAATACGTTTGAATTTTTCAAAAACCATACTCTCTAAAAAAGATCCTTTCTAAATTACTCTATTAAAAAATTCATTTATAATTTTAAGATAGTAAATCCTATTAAACAGCATTTTAAATTCGACAAAACTTTTTGTATTTTTGTTTCAAAATCAGATCCTCTGAAATATTAAAATCCTGAAACTTTGCATTTGGACTTTGTTAACCGTTTAAGTCGACTCAACAATAAATAGAGAAAAAATTTACGTCTTATTTAACGCTCAATAGATTAAATTAAGCTAATAATTTACGTTTCAGGAGATAAGAGAAATACTTCTAATTTTGATATTCTACTCAAGAAAAATTATCAATCAGAAACACTTTTTAACTTTTTGAATATTTTCCAAACTCTTTCAAAATCACTTTGTTCAAAGTAAAAAAATAAGATACTACACTCTTCCTATTTACTTAGTCCAAAGCCTATAAATCCACTCTCTTGTAACACTCCACCTAACTTTAATGCGTAACTTTTCTAAAATGATAAATATAAAAATCAGAATTTCAACTCTTAAAAAAAGAATCTTATAAGTCCAGTGATACATCCCAAAAAAAATCCTAATATACTTCCGTTAATCCGGATCGTTTCTAAAACGTTTCTAGTTTTCCATTCTAAATTTTTTCTAAGATCCTTGGGCTCCAGACTTTGAAGCCTAACCGTAATTTGTCTTCCGATATAACCCGAAACGTTTTCGTCTATACGTTTTTCTACAAACTCCAGTACGGAACGAAGAGGCGCGTATTCCTGTAAGGTTTTCACTTCTCCGATTTCCTTAAGATGAGTTTGAATGAGCGCTGACAAAAGTCGGCTAGACTGGTCTTTTAAAAATCCCATCAAAGATCGAACTGCCTTTTCTCTTTGATCCAAATGTAATTCGTTCCAAGAGGATATGTAAGTTTCCGAAGAAGCAGCCATAAGACTGACCAATTTTTCGATCGTTTTTTCGTCCTTGGATTCTATCTCCAAACCTTGTTTTACGTGATTTCCGTATTCCTTTAATTTTTTTGGAAAGTCTACGACTAGGTTCAATACTACCTGAGCTACTAAATTCATTTTTCCTAATATTTCTTGAAGCAGAGATTTAAACTCTTCCGTATCTGCAACTTTTATCATGGACTCTCCGATCAAAAGTTTAATCGTATCCATAATTTCTTTTTGCCGATTTAACTCTTTTAATAATGCGACGTCGGTTCCGGAAAATTGATAGCGAACCAAGTATTGAACGATTTCTTCCTCCACTTTGGAGAAAAGTCCGTTTAATATCTCTTTTGTTTTTTCCTCATTTCCGAAAGTTTCCAGTAAAACTTCGTGAACTTCGTTTCGAGTATAAGGATCTTCTAATACCATTCTAATTCTGGAGCGGATCACTTCGTGATGTAGAAGATCGTTAGCCACCCAATTTCCGATTTCGACTGAAAGTTTGGAACCGTCCTCTTCAATCGCTTTATAAGTTTTCCATACGGCAAACCAATCACAAAATCCTCCGATCAAACCTCCTTCCAAAGCGGAAAGTATAATTTTTACAATCGGAGTTTCTGGATTTCCTAAAAACAGAATAAAAAGTATCGCCGCAGAAAATCCTATCAAAATAGAATTAGAAAGAGTTTGTCTTTTTCTAAAAGGAGTTTTTCGTAAATCTTTTGTAAAGAACGTCAATTAGATATTTTCCTGCGTGTTAAAAATGTGGCTCCAAAAAAAGCAAGAGGAAGCAAAAGTTGAACAAAGGTAATTAAATATGTTCGAATATCATAAAATATGAATTCATTTTTTCTTTCTTTAGAACAAAAATAAAATTGATCTTCCAAGGTTCGATAGACTTTTTCTCCTGATACAAGTTTCCAAAGAGGGAAAAAGCCAGAACGAACGAGTGTAGGAAAACATGCCTCCGATTGTTTTTCTTTCGGAATTTCCCATTTGATTTCGGAATCGCTCCAAGTAACCGGCCAAATTTCTGTAGGCAAATCAACTAACTCCGTTTTAGTCCGAGTTTTATTTTGAAAATTTTCCTTCTCTTTGATCTTTTCTTTAAAACAAGAAGATACTTCGCAAAAGTCCGAAAACGAATTTTCATCCGATTTAAATTCTTCTTTGGAAACAGGAATCAAAGTGAGATTTTGTTCGAACTTTAAATCCAAGGCGGATTTTAATTTAAACTTTTGAAATGAAAAATCTTCTTTTAAAATCGCAATCGGTTTTTTAGGAAGTAGCTCCATAAAAGATCGAGAAGAATTCAATTTCCATAAAATCCACTTTCCTTTTTGATCGATCTTAGAAAAAAATTTCGGAGACACAATCGCCAATTGATTCAAAGAATCCGAACCGAGCAATACGTAGGAAACCCCTCTTTCGGAAAGTAATTTAAAAAATAATTCTGAAAGTTTTTCTTTTTCAGGAGCAGGATTTATTTGTTTCTCTTCTTTGTTTAAAAAAGGTTTTGTTCCCTGTTCCGGAAATAACCTAAAGATTTCTTCAACCGAAGAAGGAAACGATTTCTCAAAACGATTTCTCAAAACGATATTTCGTCTAACGGATTGACGAATCAGTACAGAAGCCCAACGGGAATCTTTTTCTTCTAATATTTCTTCGGATGCAATCAATGCCCCATAAGAAGTTTTTTCAAAAACATGGGTCCACTCTTTTTTCTGTTCCCAGATCGCAGAAGGATTTTCTGTAAAAGTTTCGATCCCAGTAGCCGGACCCGGGATCGTTACGATAAATCGATACAATCCCAATATGAATAAAACCAAACCGCCCCATAATTTCCATTTTCCGGGCGGAAGATTTTTTAAAAAGAATCTGGCGGTTACAAGAGAAGAAAGAGTCAGAAAAACCAAAGATACGTTCAAGGCCGTATGCCACTTTGCATGTAGCCAAGGAAAAATCATAGATAAAGAAGAATCTGTAGCCATCCAATAAAAAAATAGGGCTCCAAATATTAGAAATCTGGAAATCGGAGGTAATAGTTTTCTGATAAACAACAATCGGATTCCGATTACAAATAAAATCGGAAACAATAGATGAATCCAATATTGATCCATCAAAATCTGTTTGATTAGGTCTAAAACCTTCTCTGGTCTTGCAACTGAATTTGAAAATTCTTCTCCTAAAAGAGATAAAAGTCCGTTGATTGGAAAAGAAACGGGAGGATTTTGCTGAAACGAAACATACGCAAAATAATTCCATAATATAGGAAAGGCAAAAAAAAGAGGAAATAAAAAAATCAATAAGATCTCAAGATTTTCAAATTCGTCTTTGTAAAAAAGAAAATAAATTCCCAACGCTATTAAATAGAACAAAGAAGTTTCGTAGTGTGTATAAAATACGAGAGTTCCAGTGATCAGATTCTTAAAGAAGGAAGAAACTTTTCCGGTATAACGAAATTTCTCCAGATAATAAATTGCAAGTAACGCGATCGCAAGTCCTACCGAAAACGAAATTGAGTTTTGAAAAACTCCTACAATTCCCGCACCTACAACACGATCTCCCGGATATAAAAAATAAAACATAAGCCCGGTCATAGTAAGTAAGGTATTTCCTGGACTGAGGTTCGTTTCCGTAAGAAATAAAAATCCTAATTTTAAAAACGCATATGAAAATAAAAACAGTCCGAGCAAAATTCCTAAATTAAAAGAAACTTCCAAGGGAAGAAAAAATAAAATAAACGTGTGAAGAAAAGAAACCAAAAAAAAGAAAAAGGGAGCTTGGAAGTAAAACGTGGGACTACCACCTTGTAAGGAACGATCGTATCCAGAAGAAAGAAAATTCTTAAATAAAATCTGATAATCCTGAGCAATTAGATATTGATTTTGTAAGGATACGGAATCGGGTATTTGATCCGAAAATAAAAATCGAAATTGTACGGATAAAAATAAAAAGACTAAAAAAAATACAAGAGGTTTTCTTGCCGCGTGAGGAATTTTCCATTTCCTCTGTATGATTTGCATGGGATGATTCTTACGAAACCCGATTTCCTGACAAGCAAAACGGGTGTTCTCGATCCCCTTTCAATTCTGCTCAAGAGAAATTATTCTTCTCTTACATTCTCCTGAACGTATTTTTCAAAGTCGTCCTCGGACATAGTATCCGAATAAAGAGGATAAAAAGCGTCTATCAATTCTTCCATTGTTTGGAATTTCGCTCCGTCCATTTTGTAAGACATACCGGACTCCTTTGGGACTTCAGATTTTTAGCATCAATCAAAATATGATCTTTTGAATACACATCAGTTTGTATAAGTCTTAAACTTAAAATCCATTTTCATTTTTGAAATTAGTCGTGCTTGTCCCTTTTAAAATTAGTTTATACTTCATCCAAAAACATTCTCTGTTTCTATATTCTCAATCGATTTTGGTTGATTTTTGAAATTTTTGGATAAGCTAAAGTTGAAACATTCGACGAATCGAATCGTTTCTTTTTACAATTTTTTTTAGTATTTATTTCCTTTACAAGATCTCAAAAATAATAGAATTCATTTTATTTTCGTAAAAAAAAACGATTTTGAAATCGATCTTCTTTGAAAAATTCCGGTTTAGTTTTTATTTCCCAGTTATTGAGTTTTTTCAAGACCAAAGTTTTTTAAAAATTTCTCGTATTCACTTTTTTCAAAAATATAATTTTTTTATAAACATAACAATAGAATTGTTGAAAGTTCAAAATTGACAAAACTGCTTCAATCGATCGTTTCCATGTGATAGAAACAGATGAAGAATTTATTTTTCAACAACTCTAATATTTAAAACGATAAAAATCTATAAGAGTTTTATTTTAAATTTATGATCTTTCAACTAACATAGATTACTTATATAAACCTGGATTATAGAAAATTTTCATTTAATGTTGAATTAGACACTTGATCCTATAATTCTAAGTTGTAGAAACAGGTACAATTTCTTAAGATAAAAATTTTTATTTTGTTAAAGAAGGAATGGAAATCGTTTCTAAAAACGTATTGTATTCCGCACATTCCGGAATTTGATATGTTACGATAGAACCACAATCCGCACGTTTCACACTTTTAATACAAAGTTCTGCTTCTAATTTCAGATTATCGCTGAGCTTTTTTAAAACGATCGGCTCGGACTTATCGTAGTCGTAATTAAAATCGCTGTAACACTGAACGTTGTCTGGATACGTGAGAGCCGCTTCTTTTCTGAGTTTTCCTTCTAAAGAAGCAAGATAAGGTTCTTTACAACGATTCATTTGAGTGCAATACGCCTCTGCGACCCTTTTATAAGTTTCTTCGGATGGAGGAGAATTTTTTTTTCCGCACTGAATCGCAAGAAATCCTACGAGTATAAATCCGAATATTCGCTTTAAAATGTCGCACATATAGAAAAGAGTAGATACGGAACACTCTTTGGCAAGTTTTTTCCTAACTTTGATTTAGAATTGAAACCTATATTTAAAATCTAAAAAAACTTAATTTTCGAATTCGTTTTAAATCGAAATTCCAAAAAGTTTCGCTCTATTTTCCAGAAAAATCTTTCTTTTGATCTTTCCAGAAAGAGAAGTATTGAATAGAAAATGACTAAGCGAGTATGGTATAATCTGATCCAAAATGAATTCTATCTGAATAACGTTCTAAAATTTCTAAATAACAATCCGTATTTTCCCCTGTAGCCAAAAGTCCACAAAAACCATCGTGGTATCCATACTAAGTTCTGGATAAATTTCAAGTAATTCCGCGCCCATTACCTTCAATTTCGGATAACGTTCTATAAAAGATCTAATATTTGTATAAGGTCCCCGGAAGAGGTGCATCGCCAGAATGAATGACAATAGGAATTTCTTTTTTTTCGAGATAATAAAAAGTCTCCGAAAGATCAGGTCTAGTCAAATCCAACCGGCCAGTATAGTTTAAAACCACGAATCTTCTACGGCCCTTTTTGTATAATCCAAACAATCTTCTTACGGAAAAAAAGTTCCGAACAAGATCGCTCCTTTTGTTTTCGTATGAGTTTTATATACCCATCGATTTAGACCTTTCCAAAGAAAGGAGAAGTTTCATTAGAATTTTATTACTGATCTCTATAAAATTGAGTACCGTTAATTCTATCACAAAACACTGATTCCATGCAAAATATTAGGTACTTTATTATATAGTTATGAGTAGAAGACAATTAAATGATGGCAACAGGGTAACATTCGATCAGTTTACTTACTTTAAAATTCGAGTCAATCGATTGTCTCTTTTTTACTTGACCAATCGATTTCAAAAGTTTCAATGAGCGAAATTTTTCAGAATAGTTTTTTAATATTTTGAATCTTAACTTTATTTAATCTTAAAAGTTTTTTGGAAACAGGACAGGAACAAATTTATGTATCTAATATTATCAACAGTTAAAATCGGTGCCGTTTTATTTTGGATCGTTTTTAGCGCTCTTCTATTTGGTTTCATTTCGGTAGAATCTCATCTTAGTTTTCTAATCAAAGCAGTGGGTTACGGAACCTTGGCTGTACATCTTTTAGAAATTGTATATTTCTGGTTTCTCTTACGGAAGAAATCAAACAATATATTTTTAGATTGTATTCAAATTCTAATATTCGGAGTTTTTCATATGATTTCCCTCAGAAACAAACGCGCTTAAATGATACTTTTGAAAAGTTTTCCTTCTCTAAACTTCTGATTCTTTTTTAGAGTTATTGAAAAAATCTATATCTACGATTCACAAAACGGTCTGATCGATTTGTTTTAAAGCCATACCATCTATCGTCTTTACTATTCAGACGCATAAAAATAATACGATTCTTAAGCCTATTTCAAAACTTAAAATGTAGGATCTCACACAAAAAAGCTAACGATTTCAAATTAGATATAATTTTTTGAGAATTTCTGAATCGTTGTAAAATCACCCATTCATTTTCTAATACTATTTTCATACGTCCGAATAGTAAATCTCCAACCAAATGTAGTAGTTCCACAAAACAGTCGTATTGAATGATTTATAGTTTTTTCTTGAAAGGCGGATTTGTCTTAAAATCGAGCGTTCTGGAATCAGTAAAATAGAACAATTCCAGAAAATTAACGAGGTAAACGATTTAGAATATCATAATATTCTTTTGCCATATCTAAAACAACTTCTCTAGCGGGAATCAATCCTTGAATCTGAGCAACACCGTGTCCGGCAGACCATATATCTTTCCATCGTTTGTATTCCTGATCCAAGTTTTGAGATTGTCCACTATGAGAAAGATCCCCCGCCTTTTCCACAGACTTCTTGAGCCAGTTAGCAGGAATTCCAGATATTTTTTCGGTATACACGATCTCTTCGGGACCAGATTCTATGAGCATTTTCTTATATTCTTCGGACGCCTGTGCTTCCGGAGTTGCAATTAGCCTGGTTCCTACGTAAACCGCATCCGCGTCTAACGAAAAAGCGGCCAACATCTGTGCTCCGCTAGAAATCGCCCCTGCCGCGATGATAGGTAAACCAGTTTCTTTCTTAAGATACGGATAAAGACTAAAAGGGGAAATATTTCCTGCGTGTCCGCCGGCGCCTTGTGCAACCGCAATCAAAGCGTCCGCTCCAGCCTTTGCAACTATATTCGCATGTTTTAAAGTTGTAACGTCACAAAACACCTTAGCGCCTACACTTTTGGCTTCGTTGACAACAGTACGAGGACTACCTAAACTAGTGATCAACAGTTCTACCTTAGCGTCCAATACTACTTGTAACTGCTTGGACCAATTTGGATTATGAGATTTATGAAGTATCAGATTGACTCCGATTGGTTTTTTGGTTTTAGAACGGATTTCCTGAAGACCGTCTTTGAGTTGCTCTATAGATCTATAATTGAGAGAAGGAAAACAACCAATTCCACCTGCTTCGGATACCGCCACAACCAAATCAGGATAAGAAACTAAAAACATAGGAGCTCCTATGATAGGTAAATCGATTCCGAGCATTTCTGTAATTCGAGTATTCAATTTCATTTTAAGGATTCTTCTGATTTCCATACGTTAACGCAAGTAGGATTTTTCTTCCCAACGATTCCATATTCAAAAATTCTGTTCCTATGATCGTGGTTGTATCCTCCTATAAAGTTTTAGAAGAAAAGATAGAAGAATTCAAAAAAATCAGTCAAGAAATGGCGAAAGAATCTATAGAATCCGAAGAAGGGGTTCTAAGATTGGACATACTTCAAGGCGACGGGGATCCAGGCAGATTTCTATTTATGGAAATATATAAAAATGAAACCGCGAGAAAACAACATTTAGAATCACCACAATTCATTTCCTGGAGAAGAGCGGTCCCAGAATGGTTCAGTCAAGGTAGTACTTCCATTTCATACATTCCAGTACATATCGACCTTAAATAAAGGCGCTGATTTAGAGTGAGCCTGCTTTCGACATCGACATACATGCGTTATTTTTAATCCTATATCCAAAACTGAATTTATAAAAACACTTCGTTGAGTTTATAATCTCTATAAAACGAATTTTCCATTGAACAAAAGTTGTTACTCATAACTATATAATAAAATACCTAATATTTTTACATAGAATCAGCGTTTTGTGATAGAATTAACGGTATTCAATTTTATAGAGATCAGTAAGATTTAGAAATTTGATTTTTAAGATGTTGATTTCAGATTCCATAGAAGCATTTTTTCTTTTTTAAAATAAAAGTATATTTAAATATTTTAAATTTATTAAATACTTTTGAAGTAAAAATATCCAAGCAAACAACTTCTTTTAATCAATATTTTGTGTCAAAACGTGATTTTACTACTAAAATTCACGTTACTCGATTTTATATTATAGAGATGAATAGTAGGATGAAAATTAATCCAGAGATTTTTAATTTTAAACTCATCATTCTCAATTCAGAATTGATCTCTAAATAAACCAATTTCATTCCAAAAAAAATCCAAACCAAAAATCCTTAAAAACATCTTTAACTGGAGCAATAGCTTTGACTTGACACGAACACTCGTTTTCTATATTCTGTAACTGGATGTCTTACAGATATGACAAGTCGATTTACCGTTGCAATCCACATACTTTCCCTACTCTCTTTAGGAGAAGGTAAAACTAAAACTTCCGAAGAGCTTGCGGAAAGTGTGAACACAAATCCAGTTGTGATCCGCAAAATTCTATCACTTTTAAAAAATCAAGGAATCGTACGAAATCAAATGGGACCAAACGGCGGTTACATTCTTGCAAAAACTCCGGCGTCCATCAATCTGAAAGAAATCTATGAAGCGATCGACGAAAAGATCTTTCAGATGCATTCTAAATCTCCAAATAAGAAATGTATCTGTGGTCACGCGATCCAACCGATCCTTTCTAAAGTGTATGAAAAAGCACAAAAAGTTTTAGAAGAAGAATTAGGCTCCACGGATCTAGAATCAATTACAAAAGAAATTCTTAATTTTTCCAAAAAATAAAAATAGAAGTCATAAACTTTTATTTCTTTAGAACGGATTCAGTAGGTTGTTAAAAAATTCCATAATGAAGATTAACAAACCCATTTCAATAAAACAGAAGCAGATAAAAAATTTATTAGAGTGGTTGAAAAATTCCATAGTGAAGATTCGTAAAATTGCTTCAATTGTCCATTTCAATCCAATACAAACAGATCAAGAATTAATTTTTTAACAACTCTATTTTTAACAAATCGAATATAAAAACGGATTGGACTACGTTCGAGACAAATCATTTAAAAGATATATGATAATATTATATTATTCTAAATTAAATTTTATTTAGAAACCGAGTGGTTGAACTCATAAAGATACTTCGAAAAACATTTTGATTTGTTAAAAAAGGACATTTTTATGGGAGCCCTTACTTAAATTCAGACCGAGTCTTTGAAATTTTAAGACGTCCGCATAGGACGAAGATCTACAATCTTTTCCATCTGATTGATAGCATCCACCGTCATACCATAACCTTACCCACAAGTTGAATAGGATTTTAGAATAAGAAGGCTCAAAAACGCACATTTTTCAAGTGTTCCGACAAGAATGAGTCTTTTTACTTGCAAAAAGCATGTTTTTCTGATAGAGAAAAGTCTTCCGAATTTCTCCACCTCCGCCCCCACCCAAAAATAAGGGCGGGAACTCAGTTTTACAGAGGATTTGTCGTAATTCCCACAAGATTTAATATTGAAATCT from Leptospira kirschneri serovar Cynopteri str. 3522 CT includes the following:
- a CDS encoding DUF445 family protein produces the protein MTFFTKDLRKTPFRKRQTLSNSILIGFSAAILFILFLGNPETPIVKIILSALEGGLIGGFCDWFAVWKTYKAIEEDGSKLSVEIGNWVANDLLHHEVIRSRIRMVLEDPYTRNEVHEVLLETFGNEEKTKEILNGLFSKVEEEIVQYLVRYQFSGTDVALLKELNRQKEIMDTIKLLIGESMIKVADTEEFKSLLQEILGKMNLVAQVVLNLVVDFPKKLKEYGNHVKQGLEIESKDEKTIEKLVSLMAASSETYISSWNELHLDQREKAVRSLMGFLKDQSSRLLSALIQTHLKEIGEVKTLQEYAPLRSVLEFVEKRIDENVSGYIGRQITVRLQSLEPKDLRKNLEWKTRNVLETIRINGSILGFFLGCITGLIRFFF
- a CDS encoding LA_2478/LA_2722/LA_4182 family protein, with the protein product MCDILKRIFGFILVGFLAIQCGKKNSPPSEETYKRVAEAYCTQMNRCKEPYLASLEGKLRKEAALTYPDNVQCYSDFNYDYDKSEPIVLKKLSDNLKLEAELCIKSVKRADCGSIVTYQIPECAEYNTFLETISIPSLTK
- a CDS encoding NAD(P)H-dependent flavin oxidoreductase translates to MKLNTRITEMLGIDLPIIGAPMFLVSYPDLVVAVSEAGGIGCFPSLNYRSIEQLKDGLQEIRSKTKKPIGVNLILHKSHNPNWSKQLQVVLDAKVELLITSLGSPRTVVNEAKSVGAKVFCDVTTLKHANIVAKAGADALIAVAQGAGGHAGNISPFSLYPYLKKETGLPIIAAGAISSGAQMLAAFSLDADAVYVGTRLIATPEAQASEEYKKMLIESGPEEIVYTEKISGIPANWLKKSVEKAGDLSHSGQSQNLDQEYKRWKDIWSAGHGVAQIQGLIPAREVVLDMAKEYYDILNRLPR
- a CDS encoding putative quinol monooxygenase, with protein sequence MIVVVSSYKVLEEKIEEFKKISQEMAKESIESEEGVLRLDILQGDGDPGRFLFMEIYKNETARKQHLESPQFISWRRAVPEWFSQGSTSISYIPVHIDLK
- a CDS encoding Rrf2 family transcriptional regulator, coding for MTSRFTVAIHILSLLSLGEGKTKTSEELAESVNTNPVVIRKILSLLKNQGIVRNQMGPNGGYILAKTPASINLKEIYEAIDEKIFQMHSKSPNKKCICGHAIQPILSKVYEKAQKVLEEELGSTDLESITKEILNFSKK